The Coffea arabica cultivar ET-39 chromosome 1e, Coffea Arabica ET-39 HiFi, whole genome shotgun sequence genome has a window encoding:
- the LOC113734623 gene encoding cysteine-tryptophan domain-containing zinc finger protein 3-like isoform X1, with product MISVRGENGRKEIGLGFGRGNMEETELEEGEASLDSSIDPDIALSYLDEKVQDVLGHFQKDFEGGVSAENLGAKFGGYGSFLPTYQRSPSWSHAKTPPEVYNHNKQIFPNNMQLEDARQNSFSAPTASFSARPGTTSSSRPEPRAPSGTDEAIQDVSMLSNIVDDLASKVELEKSTNFSDGKALKFRIKVGIDNLSTRKNAEIYSGLGLDVSPSSSLEDSPMDSEGLLCHDLRDIPYESPTSILQIMTSVGLFGGLLLSPISNDVNRLTEKGWLCGDSKPKIIQKANLGGSRLARSGSDLAMTNGKVHGEKKPKLVEKSGVSVDLSTNNCKDTLDGVGITLKKETDVDHSSYEDLVSNALKLPLLSNACVADAKEVVKSVTVSTTVPKSSVKYDNQSNVGEEELLEPVAQNCRVEKSNRKLSLSEKVRESSKPTYTDEKSVHQKKEVNHKEDKAEFSIKIESNVSGERKYPKVDDSSNHNVDQKVASHNEYDLKSNTGELQSSSGGKKKSKGNQSQCTQGTDPVEDGLTSNSSMVPKSKKTSNSDIHLSKNDSEGLRKGYGKATDKYKDFFGDLELGQEDEEIASEEVPSVQMVKDSVLVEKRSMSESNIVNERPNCKKVEGTSVTGNHPKSSSYRPLPAGKGLNHDAATTMVAPLVKEDWVCCDKCQTWRLLPLGTNPESLPEKWLCSMLDWLPHMNHCSISEEETTNALRALYQVQASVAPFAAASSSQLNQHAHPGRTVLGVSPVDMRRSNEDCHFSGLQAMAAGGKKCGSKEVTSANSQDGPIQSSNLKKNLLACSNSRNLNEVDISPLFDEFGSQCMGQAGRSVVGRYVKEKEKKILLDSNSGEGDGTKSKLKNPRESDIDGLRASKKIKTEDVRNRDENCTSDHGVTSSKAGQSSSSASLNDPYKYSNYSRDSKGDPKRKWSSEKSEVQSLKMDKSGHDNFMKKKKGNGHLNAEVDCLPLPSSQHHSQGSKGFSDDTGENDRRKEKKARVSKSEGKDSRGNKDVTSERKARGLTDQKMEQDLDRAPSQRSIDAADSFRRDLGSGQPSVAATSSSSKVSGSHKSRTNHQEMKGSPVESVSSSPLRISNSDKLPQVRTVAGKEDLQDAGFFAEASPRRSLDGEDVGLSEQSLKVKDDTPSVIHHRSLESTVNDLQGRDLDDVASLVDKAEVVSSTGFVAHYASESKVNAQGQRSYASRTKTSEVIQDEGKRNYDQYASNVPHSKKSGKGSSSRSKEKIWSSISEFENGNESSYEEKLKAGRNRSQEKSSISSDRTESHVVSKKDSDGKTVRDTSRIDNPQKVGSRNGSIVRPDVVGSQDLKQTVAQDNDNDRSSRKLISDKAGVEVSGRGKSHSLPPSMRGQVDTLARPKPIAESQKEVGENKELDVIHRALKQSKNAEKQNGSHPVNLRHPTPPTYNTRDLDTSSPVRRDSSSQAVTNAVKEAKDLKHLADRLKNSGSTESTGLYFQAALKFLHGASLLESSNSENTKHNEMIQSMQMYSSTAKLCEFCAHEYEKSKDMAAAALAYKCMEVAYMRVIYTSHNSASRDRNELQAALQILPTGESPSSSASDIDNLNNPVNVDKAVQAKGVGSPQVAGNHVFTARNRSSFMRLINYAQDVNNAMEASRKSRNAFAAANPKLDGPRHKEGISSVKTALDFNFQDVDGLLRLVRVAMEAINR from the exons ATGATTTCTGTTCGCGGTGAGAATGGGAGGAAGGAGataggattagggtttggaagAGGAAATATGGAAGAGACCGAGCTTGAAGAAGGAGAGGCCTCGCTTGATTCGTCAATTGACCCTGATATTGCGCTGTCTTACCTC GATGAAAAAGTCCAAGATGTTTTGGGACATTTTCAAAAGGATTTTGAAGGGGGTGTGTCAGCGGAGAATTTGG gTGCAAAATTTGGCGGGTATGGTTCATTTTTGCCTACCTATCAGCGTTCTCCTTCGTGGTCTCATGCAAAGACTCCTCCAGAAGTCTATAACCATAACAAGCAAATATTCCCAAACAATATGCAACTTGAG GATGCtcgacaaaattcattttctgcACCAACTGCTTCTTTTTCAGCAAGGCCTGGAACAACATCTTCAAGTAGGCCTGAGCCTAGAGCCCCATCTGGAACTGATGAAGCAATTCAGGATGTGAGCATGCTATCTAATATTGTTGATGACTTGGCTTCAAAAGTTGAACTTGAGAAGTCCACAAATTTTTCTGATGGGAAAGCTCTGAAGTTTCGTATCAAAGTTGGTATAGATAATTTGTCGACTCGCAAAAATGCTGAGATTTACAGTGGGCTTGGTCTTGATGTCTCTCCTTCATCATCTTTGGAGGACAGCCCAATGGATAGTGAAGGGTTGTTGTGTCATGATCTTCGGGACATCCCATATGAATCACCTACCAGTATTCTTCAG ATTATGACATCAGTCGGATTATTTGGAGGGCTACTCCTGTCCCCAATTTCTAATGACGTCAATCGATTGACTGAAAAAGGTTGGCTTTGTGGAGACAGTAAACCGAAAATTATACAAAAGGCAAACCTGGGGGGTTCTAGGTTGGCGAGGAGCGGGTCTGATCTTGCGATGACCAATGGGAAAGTTCATGGAGAAAAGAAGCCAAAGTTGGTTGAGAAATCTGGTGTTTCGGTAGATCTATCAACTAATAATTGTAAGGATACTCTTGATGGTGTAGGTATTACATTAAAGAAGGAAACAGATGTTGACCATTCATCATACGAAGATCTTGTTTCGAATGCTCTGAAACTCCCACTTTTGTCCAATGCTTGTGTCGCAGATGCAAAAGAAGTTGTAAAGTCAGTCACTGTTTCTACCACTGTACCGAAGAGTTCGGTTAAATATGATAACCAATCTAATGTGGGAGAAGAGGAACTTTTGGAGCCTGTGGCACAGAACTGTAGGGTCGAGAAGTCTAATAGAAAGCTAAGCTTATCTGAGAAGGTAAGAGAAAGTAGCAAACCAACTTATACTGATGAAAAATCAGTTCACCAAAAGAAAGAAGTTAATCACAAGGAAGATAAGGCGGAGTTTTCGATCAAGATTGAGTCAAATGTCTCGGGTGAAAGAAAATATCCGAAAGTTGATGATTCTTCAAATcacaatgttgatcagaaagTTGCATCTCATAATGAGTATGATTTAAAGTCAAATACTGGGGAGCTCCAGTCCTCATCTGGAGgcaaaaagaaatcaaaaggaAACCAAAGCCAATGCACTCAAGGCACAGACCCTGTGGAGGATGGCTTGACTTCTAATTCTTCTATGGTGCCTAAAAGTAAGAAGACTTCTAACTCAGACAtccatttatcaaaaaatgattCAGAGGGTTTAAGAAAGGGATATGGAAAAGCAACAGATAAGTACAAGGACTTCTTTGGGGACCTAGAACTTGGACAGGAAGATGAAGAAATTGCTTCTGAGGAAGTGCCCTCAGTACAGATGGTCAAAGACTCTGTGTTGGTTGAAAAGAGAAGCATGTCTGAATCCAATATTGTTAACGAGAGACCTAATTGTAAAAAAGTTGAGGGCACATCTGTAACAGGAAATCATCCAAAGTCATCTTCATATAGGCCCCTTCCCGCTGGAAAAGGGCTGAATCATGATGCAGCTACCACAATGGTGGCTCCTCTAGTTAAAGAAGATTGGGTCTGTTGTGATAAGTGTCAAACTTGGAGGCTTCTTCCACTTGGTACAAATCCCGAGAGTCTTCCTGAGAAGTGGCTGTGTAGCATGCTTGACTGGCT GCCTCATATGAACCATTGTAGTATCAGTGAGGAGGAAACGACAAATGCTTTAAGGGCCCTTTACCAAGTCCAGGCTTCGGTAGCTCCTTTTGCTGCTGCTTCTAGTAGTCAACTTAATCAGCATGCTCATCCTGGTAGGACTGTGTTGGGAGTATCTCCTGTTGATATGCGGAGATCAAATGAAGATTGTCATTTTTCTGGATTACAAGCCATGGCCGCTGGTGGGAAGAAGTGTGGATCAAAAGAGGTAACAAGTGCAAATAGCCAGGATGGCCCTATACAATCTTCAAATCTGAAGAAGAACCTTCTGGCTTGTTCTAATAGTAGAAACTTGAATGAAGTGGACATCTCCCCTTTATTTGATGAATTTGGATCTCAGTGCATGGGCCAGGCGGGTCGGTCAGTTGTTGGGAGATATGTtaaagaaaaggagaagaaaattcTACTTGATAGTAACTCTGGCGAAG GTGATGGAACTAAATCAAAGCTGAAGAACCCAAGAGAGAGTGATATTGATGGCCTGAGAGCTTCTAAGAAGATCAAGACGGAAGATGTACGTAATAGAGATGAAAATTGCACTTCTGATCATGGTGTAACCTCTTCAAAAGCAGGTCAAAGCTCAAGTAGTGCATCATTGAATGATCCCTACAAATACAGCAACTATTCTAGGGATTCTAAAGGTGATCCAAAGAGGAAGTGGTCTTCTGAAAAATCAGAAGTCCAATCACTGAAAATGGACAAGTCTGGTCATGATAATttcatgaagaagaagaaagggaacGGACATCTAAATGCAGAAGTCGACTGTTTGCCTCTACCTAGTTCACAACATCATTCCCAAGGAAGCAAGGGTTTTTCAGATGACACAGGAGAAAATGATCgcaggaaagaaaagaaagcgcGGGTATCAAAGTCTGAGGGGAAGGACTCCCGTGGGAACAAAGATGTTACATCAGAAAGAAAGGCCAGAGGGTTGACGGACCAAAAAATGGAGCAAGATCTGGATAGAGCTCCTTCACAAAGGAGCATTGATGCTGCAGATTCTTTCAGAAGAGATTTAGGTTCTGGACAGCCTTCTGTGGCAGCTACTTCAAGCTCTTCAAAGGTTTCTGGATCACATAAAAGTAGAACCAATCACCaggaaatgaaaggctcacctgTAGAATCAGTGTCTTCATCTCCTTTGAGGATTTCTAATTCTGATAAACTGCCACAAGTAAGGACTGTTGCAGGAAAGGAGGATCTTCAGGATGCTGGCTTCTTTGCCGAAGCTAGTCCAAGAAGATCTTTAGATGGAGAAGATGTTGGATTGAGTGAACAGTCATTGAAAGTGAAGGATGATACTCCCAGTGTCATCCATCATAGGTCCCTAGAGTCCACTGTGAATGATCTTCAGGGCAGGGATTTAGATGATGTAGCAAGCCTTGTGGACAAGGCAGAGGTTGTATCTTCGACTGGTTTTGTTGCACATTATGCTTCTGAGAGCAAAGTTAATGCACAAGGTCAAAGAAGTTATGCTTCCCGGACAAAGACTTCAGAAGTAATCCAAGATGAAGGAAAACGGAATTATGATCAGTATGCTAGTAATGTTCCTCATTCCAAGAAGTCTGGGAAAGGATCCTCATCAAGGTctaaagaaaagatttggagttcaatatctgaatttgaaaatggtaatGAGTCTTCATATGAGGAAAAATTGAAGGCTGGAAGAAACAGATCTCAAGAAAAATCTAGCATTAGTTCTGATAGAACTGAAAGTCATGTTGTTTCTAAGAAAGATTCTGATGGAAAGACAGTGAGAGACACTAGTAGAATTGACAATCCACAAAAGGTTGGTAGTCGCAATGGTTCAATTGTTAGACCAGATGTTGTTGGGAGCCAAGATTTGAAGCAGACTGTGGCTCAGGACAATGACAATGATAGATCATCAAGGAAGTTGATTTCTGATAAAGCAGGGGTTGAGGTTTCCGGTAGGGGGAAGTCACACTCATTACCACCTTCTATGAGAGGTCAAGTTGACACACTGGCGCGTCCCAAGCCAATTGCTGAATCTCAGAAAGAAGTTGGTGAAAATAAAGAACTAGATGTTATACATAGGGCATTAAAACAGAGTAAAAATGCTGAAAAGCAGAATGGAAGCCACCCTGTCAATCTAAGACATCCCACTCCTCCTACATACAACACCCGGGACCTTGATACCTCAAGTCCTGTTAGAAGGGATTCCTCAAGTCAAGCTGTTACCAATGCTGTTAAAGAGGCAAAGGACCTGAAACACTTGGCTGATCGTCTTAAG AACTCTGGTTCAACTGAAAGTACAGGACTTTATTTCCAAGCTGCTCTTAAATTTCTCCATGGAGCCTCTTTGTTAGAATCCAGCAACAGTGAGAACACAAAGCACAACGAGATGATTCAGTCCATGCAGATGTATAGCAGCACAGCAAAGCTTTGCGA GTTTTGCGCCCATGAATATGAGAAATCTAAAGACATGGCTGCTGCTGCTTTGGCCTATAAATGCATGGAGGTTGCATATATGCGAGTAATTTATACTTCACATAACAGTGCAAGCAGAGATCGGAATGAGTTGCAGGCAGCTCTACAAATTCTTCCTACAG GTGAGTCTCCTTCCTCTTCTGCCTCTGATATTGACAATTTGAACAACCCAGTGAATGTCGACAAGGCTGTGCAAGCCAAAGGTGTTGGTTCTCCCCAAGTTGCCGGAAATCATGTTTTCACAGCACGGAACCGTTCTAGCTTCATGCGGCTAATTAACTAT GCACAGGATGTTAATAATGCCATGGAAGCCTCTAGGAAATCTAGAAATGCTTTTGCTGCTGCTAATCCTAAATTGGATGGGCCCCGACACAAAGAGGGTATATCTTCTGTTAAAACTGCCCTGGATTTCAACTTCCAAGATGTCGATGGATTACTACGCCTTGTTCGGGTTGCAATGGAGGCAATCAACCGCTGA
- the LOC113734623 gene encoding cysteine-tryptophan domain-containing zinc finger protein 3-like isoform X3, whose amino-acid sequence MLSNIVDDLASKVELEKSTNFSDGKALKFRIKVGIDNLSTRKNAEIYSGLGLDVSPSSSLEDSPMDSEGLLCHDLRDIPYESPTSILQIMTSVGLFGGLLLSPISNDVNRLTEKGWLCGDSKPKIIQKANLGGSRLARSGSDLAMTNGKVHGEKKPKLVEKSGVSVDLSTNNCKDTLDGVGITLKKETDVDHSSYEDLVSNALKLPLLSNACVADAKEVVKSVTVSTTVPKSSVKYDNQSNVGEEELLEPVAQNCRVEKSNRKLSLSEKVRESSKPTYTDEKSVHQKKEVNHKEDKAEFSIKIESNVSGERKYPKVDDSSNHNVDQKVASHNEYDLKSNTGELQSSSGGKKKSKGNQSQCTQGTDPVEDGLTSNSSMVPKSKKTSNSDIHLSKNDSEGLRKGYGKATDKYKDFFGDLELGQEDEEIASEEVPSVQMVKDSVLVEKRSMSESNIVNERPNCKKVEGTSVTGNHPKSSSYRPLPAGKGLNHDAATTMVAPLVKEDWVCCDKCQTWRLLPLGTNPESLPEKWLCSMLDWLPHMNHCSISEEETTNALRALYQVQASVAPFAAASSSQLNQHAHPGRTVLGVSPVDMRRSNEDCHFSGLQAMAAGGKKCGSKEVTSANSQDGPIQSSNLKKNLLACSNSRNLNEVDISPLFDEFGSQCMGQAGRSVVGRYVKEKEKKILLDSNSGEGDGTKSKLKNPRESDIDGLRASKKIKTEDVRNRDENCTSDHGVTSSKAGQSSSSASLNDPYKYSNYSRDSKGDPKRKWSSEKSEVQSLKMDKSGHDNFMKKKKGNGHLNAEVDCLPLPSSQHHSQGSKGFSDDTGENDRRKEKKARVSKSEGKDSRGNKDVTSERKARGLTDQKMEQDLDRAPSQRSIDAADSFRRDLGSGQPSVAATSSSSKVSGSHKSRTNHQEMKGSPVESVSSSPLRISNSDKLPQVRTVAGKEDLQDAGFFAEASPRRSLDGEDVGLSEQSLKVKDDTPSVIHHRSLESTVNDLQGRDLDDVASLVDKAEVVSSTGFVAHYASESKVNAQGQRSYASRTKTSEVIQDEGKRNYDQYASNVPHSKKSGKGSSSRSKEKIWSSISEFENGNESSYEEKLKAGRNRSQEKSSISSDRTESHVVSKKDSDGKTVRDTSRIDNPQKVGSRNGSIVRPDVVGSQDLKQTVAQDNDNDRSSRKLISDKAGVEVSGRGKSHSLPPSMRGQVDTLARPKPIAESQKEVGENKELDVIHRALKQSKNAEKQNGSHPVNLRHPTPPTYNTRDLDTSSPVRRDSSSQAVTNAVKEAKDLKHLADRLKNSGSTESTGLYFQAALKFLHGASLLESSNSENTKHNEMIQSMQMYSSTAKLCEFCAHEYEKSKDMAAAALAYKCMEVAYMRVIYTSHNSASRDRNELQAALQILPTGESPSSSASDIDNLNNPVNVDKAVQAKGVGSPQVAGNHVFTARNRSSFMRLINYAQDVNNAMEASRKSRNAFAAANPKLDGPRHKEGISSVKTALDFNFQDVDGLLRLVRVAMEAINR is encoded by the exons ATGCTATCTAATATTGTTGATGACTTGGCTTCAAAAGTTGAACTTGAGAAGTCCACAAATTTTTCTGATGGGAAAGCTCTGAAGTTTCGTATCAAAGTTGGTATAGATAATTTGTCGACTCGCAAAAATGCTGAGATTTACAGTGGGCTTGGTCTTGATGTCTCTCCTTCATCATCTTTGGAGGACAGCCCAATGGATAGTGAAGGGTTGTTGTGTCATGATCTTCGGGACATCCCATATGAATCACCTACCAGTATTCTTCAG ATTATGACATCAGTCGGATTATTTGGAGGGCTACTCCTGTCCCCAATTTCTAATGACGTCAATCGATTGACTGAAAAAGGTTGGCTTTGTGGAGACAGTAAACCGAAAATTATACAAAAGGCAAACCTGGGGGGTTCTAGGTTGGCGAGGAGCGGGTCTGATCTTGCGATGACCAATGGGAAAGTTCATGGAGAAAAGAAGCCAAAGTTGGTTGAGAAATCTGGTGTTTCGGTAGATCTATCAACTAATAATTGTAAGGATACTCTTGATGGTGTAGGTATTACATTAAAGAAGGAAACAGATGTTGACCATTCATCATACGAAGATCTTGTTTCGAATGCTCTGAAACTCCCACTTTTGTCCAATGCTTGTGTCGCAGATGCAAAAGAAGTTGTAAAGTCAGTCACTGTTTCTACCACTGTACCGAAGAGTTCGGTTAAATATGATAACCAATCTAATGTGGGAGAAGAGGAACTTTTGGAGCCTGTGGCACAGAACTGTAGGGTCGAGAAGTCTAATAGAAAGCTAAGCTTATCTGAGAAGGTAAGAGAAAGTAGCAAACCAACTTATACTGATGAAAAATCAGTTCACCAAAAGAAAGAAGTTAATCACAAGGAAGATAAGGCGGAGTTTTCGATCAAGATTGAGTCAAATGTCTCGGGTGAAAGAAAATATCCGAAAGTTGATGATTCTTCAAATcacaatgttgatcagaaagTTGCATCTCATAATGAGTATGATTTAAAGTCAAATACTGGGGAGCTCCAGTCCTCATCTGGAGgcaaaaagaaatcaaaaggaAACCAAAGCCAATGCACTCAAGGCACAGACCCTGTGGAGGATGGCTTGACTTCTAATTCTTCTATGGTGCCTAAAAGTAAGAAGACTTCTAACTCAGACAtccatttatcaaaaaatgattCAGAGGGTTTAAGAAAGGGATATGGAAAAGCAACAGATAAGTACAAGGACTTCTTTGGGGACCTAGAACTTGGACAGGAAGATGAAGAAATTGCTTCTGAGGAAGTGCCCTCAGTACAGATGGTCAAAGACTCTGTGTTGGTTGAAAAGAGAAGCATGTCTGAATCCAATATTGTTAACGAGAGACCTAATTGTAAAAAAGTTGAGGGCACATCTGTAACAGGAAATCATCCAAAGTCATCTTCATATAGGCCCCTTCCCGCTGGAAAAGGGCTGAATCATGATGCAGCTACCACAATGGTGGCTCCTCTAGTTAAAGAAGATTGGGTCTGTTGTGATAAGTGTCAAACTTGGAGGCTTCTTCCACTTGGTACAAATCCCGAGAGTCTTCCTGAGAAGTGGCTGTGTAGCATGCTTGACTGGCT GCCTCATATGAACCATTGTAGTATCAGTGAGGAGGAAACGACAAATGCTTTAAGGGCCCTTTACCAAGTCCAGGCTTCGGTAGCTCCTTTTGCTGCTGCTTCTAGTAGTCAACTTAATCAGCATGCTCATCCTGGTAGGACTGTGTTGGGAGTATCTCCTGTTGATATGCGGAGATCAAATGAAGATTGTCATTTTTCTGGATTACAAGCCATGGCCGCTGGTGGGAAGAAGTGTGGATCAAAAGAGGTAACAAGTGCAAATAGCCAGGATGGCCCTATACAATCTTCAAATCTGAAGAAGAACCTTCTGGCTTGTTCTAATAGTAGAAACTTGAATGAAGTGGACATCTCCCCTTTATTTGATGAATTTGGATCTCAGTGCATGGGCCAGGCGGGTCGGTCAGTTGTTGGGAGATATGTtaaagaaaaggagaagaaaattcTACTTGATAGTAACTCTGGCGAAG GTGATGGAACTAAATCAAAGCTGAAGAACCCAAGAGAGAGTGATATTGATGGCCTGAGAGCTTCTAAGAAGATCAAGACGGAAGATGTACGTAATAGAGATGAAAATTGCACTTCTGATCATGGTGTAACCTCTTCAAAAGCAGGTCAAAGCTCAAGTAGTGCATCATTGAATGATCCCTACAAATACAGCAACTATTCTAGGGATTCTAAAGGTGATCCAAAGAGGAAGTGGTCTTCTGAAAAATCAGAAGTCCAATCACTGAAAATGGACAAGTCTGGTCATGATAATttcatgaagaagaagaaagggaacGGACATCTAAATGCAGAAGTCGACTGTTTGCCTCTACCTAGTTCACAACATCATTCCCAAGGAAGCAAGGGTTTTTCAGATGACACAGGAGAAAATGATCgcaggaaagaaaagaaagcgcGGGTATCAAAGTCTGAGGGGAAGGACTCCCGTGGGAACAAAGATGTTACATCAGAAAGAAAGGCCAGAGGGTTGACGGACCAAAAAATGGAGCAAGATCTGGATAGAGCTCCTTCACAAAGGAGCATTGATGCTGCAGATTCTTTCAGAAGAGATTTAGGTTCTGGACAGCCTTCTGTGGCAGCTACTTCAAGCTCTTCAAAGGTTTCTGGATCACATAAAAGTAGAACCAATCACCaggaaatgaaaggctcacctgTAGAATCAGTGTCTTCATCTCCTTTGAGGATTTCTAATTCTGATAAACTGCCACAAGTAAGGACTGTTGCAGGAAAGGAGGATCTTCAGGATGCTGGCTTCTTTGCCGAAGCTAGTCCAAGAAGATCTTTAGATGGAGAAGATGTTGGATTGAGTGAACAGTCATTGAAAGTGAAGGATGATACTCCCAGTGTCATCCATCATAGGTCCCTAGAGTCCACTGTGAATGATCTTCAGGGCAGGGATTTAGATGATGTAGCAAGCCTTGTGGACAAGGCAGAGGTTGTATCTTCGACTGGTTTTGTTGCACATTATGCTTCTGAGAGCAAAGTTAATGCACAAGGTCAAAGAAGTTATGCTTCCCGGACAAAGACTTCAGAAGTAATCCAAGATGAAGGAAAACGGAATTATGATCAGTATGCTAGTAATGTTCCTCATTCCAAGAAGTCTGGGAAAGGATCCTCATCAAGGTctaaagaaaagatttggagttcaatatctgaatttgaaaatggtaatGAGTCTTCATATGAGGAAAAATTGAAGGCTGGAAGAAACAGATCTCAAGAAAAATCTAGCATTAGTTCTGATAGAACTGAAAGTCATGTTGTTTCTAAGAAAGATTCTGATGGAAAGACAGTGAGAGACACTAGTAGAATTGACAATCCACAAAAGGTTGGTAGTCGCAATGGTTCAATTGTTAGACCAGATGTTGTTGGGAGCCAAGATTTGAAGCAGACTGTGGCTCAGGACAATGACAATGATAGATCATCAAGGAAGTTGATTTCTGATAAAGCAGGGGTTGAGGTTTCCGGTAGGGGGAAGTCACACTCATTACCACCTTCTATGAGAGGTCAAGTTGACACACTGGCGCGTCCCAAGCCAATTGCTGAATCTCAGAAAGAAGTTGGTGAAAATAAAGAACTAGATGTTATACATAGGGCATTAAAACAGAGTAAAAATGCTGAAAAGCAGAATGGAAGCCACCCTGTCAATCTAAGACATCCCACTCCTCCTACATACAACACCCGGGACCTTGATACCTCAAGTCCTGTTAGAAGGGATTCCTCAAGTCAAGCTGTTACCAATGCTGTTAAAGAGGCAAAGGACCTGAAACACTTGGCTGATCGTCTTAAG AACTCTGGTTCAACTGAAAGTACAGGACTTTATTTCCAAGCTGCTCTTAAATTTCTCCATGGAGCCTCTTTGTTAGAATCCAGCAACAGTGAGAACACAAAGCACAACGAGATGATTCAGTCCATGCAGATGTATAGCAGCACAGCAAAGCTTTGCGA GTTTTGCGCCCATGAATATGAGAAATCTAAAGACATGGCTGCTGCTGCTTTGGCCTATAAATGCATGGAGGTTGCATATATGCGAGTAATTTATACTTCACATAACAGTGCAAGCAGAGATCGGAATGAGTTGCAGGCAGCTCTACAAATTCTTCCTACAG GTGAGTCTCCTTCCTCTTCTGCCTCTGATATTGACAATTTGAACAACCCAGTGAATGTCGACAAGGCTGTGCAAGCCAAAGGTGTTGGTTCTCCCCAAGTTGCCGGAAATCATGTTTTCACAGCACGGAACCGTTCTAGCTTCATGCGGCTAATTAACTAT GCACAGGATGTTAATAATGCCATGGAAGCCTCTAGGAAATCTAGAAATGCTTTTGCTGCTGCTAATCCTAAATTGGATGGGCCCCGACACAAAGAGGGTATATCTTCTGTTAAAACTGCCCTGGATTTCAACTTCCAAGATGTCGATGGATTACTACGCCTTGTTCGGGTTGCAATGGAGGCAATCAACCGCTGA